The proteins below come from a single Cannabis sativa cultivar Pink pepper isolate KNU-18-1 chromosome 3, ASM2916894v1, whole genome shotgun sequence genomic window:
- the LOC115710020 gene encoding uncharacterized protein LOC115710020, with product MEEEKAAAYYDELTRRGEGAARFKQGLGFSATPSSTADVPSRGSALPSSSSVSFLSSFVKASSPTKTTEHQKQAQLESIQNKLTKKNKLSPTRESGQQRHHSRVSQRDERSSRRRSRSRDRERDRHSRRRSTSRDRYRDGDRDRHRRRKRSRSRSRSRSRSRSFSPRSRRVERRNRSPSPRERRSKKEQGRDGRVGGQLSNARKEKNVNYSKLIEGYDLMSPAERVKAKMKLQLAETAEKDATKGMGSGWERFEFNKDAPLDDEEEVEAAEDDTALVKHIGQSFRFSAVKSKREEQIRVAHDEAMFGASIIPLTTSSDGEAATEAEVETETDKRELNENDLGANLLSEKVLAKQQGSWRDRARGQRS from the exons ATGGAGGAAGAGAAAGCCGCGGCGTACTACGACGAGTTGACTCGGCGAGGCGAAGGAGCCGCCAGATTCAAACAAGGCCTGGGCTTCTCAGCCACACCGTCGAGTACCGCTGATGTCCCATCAAGAGGCTCGGCTctcccttcttcttcctcggttTCTTTCCTCAGCAGTTTCGTCAAGGCTTCTAGCCCAACCAAGACTACTGAGCATCAGAAACAAGCTCAATTAGAATCCATACAGAACAAGCTCACGAAGAAGAATAAACTTAGTCCGACCCGAGAATCAGGACAACAACGACACCATTCTAGGGTTTCTCAGAGAGACGAAAGGAGTTCCAGGAGGCGGAGTAGGAGCCGTGATCGGGAGCGGGATCGTCATTCGAGGCGGCGGAGTACGAGCAGAGATAGGTATAGGGATGGGGATAGAGATCGACATAGGAGGAGGAAAAGGAGTAGGAGTAGGAGTAGGAGTCGGAGTCGGAGTCGGAGCTTCTCGCCTCGGAGCCGGAGAGTTGAGAGAAGGAATCGGAGCCCTTCACCAAGAGAGCGTAGATCGAAGAAGGAACAGGGTCGCGATGGAAGAGTAGGGGGACAACTTAGTAATGCCCGAAAGGAAAAGAATGTGAACTATTCGAAGTTGATTGAAGGCTATGATTTGATG TCACCAGCTGAAAGAGTCAAAGCGAAGATGAAGCTTCAACTAGCTGAGACTG CTGAAAAGGATGCAACGAAAGGCATGGGATCAGGTTGGGAAAGGTTTGAGTTCAACAAAGATGCACCCCTTGATGATGAGGAAGAAGTTGAag CTGCCGAAGATGATACAGCATTAGTGAAGCACATTGGCCAAAGCTTTCGATTCTCTGCAGTCAAG TCAAAAAGGGAAGAGCAAATCAGAGTTGCTCATGATGAGGCCATGTTTGGTGCATCAATTATTCCTCTTACCACTTCAAGTGATGGCGAAGCTGCTACTGAAGCTGAGGTTGAGACTGAGACGGATAAAAGAGAGTTGAATGAAAATGATCTTGGTGCAAATCTTTTAAGTGAGAAG GTTCTTGCGAAACAACAAGGTTCTTGGCGTGATCGTGCTCGTGGGCAAAGGAGCTGA